TCTGGGGCTGGTTGTGGCCGATCTGTCGTTCATCTCGCTCACGCAGGTCCTCCCGGCGCTGCGGGCGGTGGCGGAGGACGATGCGGATTTCGTTCTGCTGGTGAAACCGCAGTTCGAGGTCGGCCGGTCGGGCATCCGGGAGGGAGTCGTGCGGGATGCGGGGCTCCAGGAGGAGGCTCTGACCGGTGTTCTCTGGTCGGGGCACGATGTGGGTCTCGGAGTGGCGGGTGTGATCCGGTCTCCGATCGTGGGTTCGCGTGGGAACGCCGAGTTCTTGGTTCGTCTGACGGTGCGGGGGACAGATCCGGGCCAGTGGCGCGAACGGGTTCGGGACGTGGTGCGCTGAGGGCGGTGTGCGTCCGCTATGCGGCGAGGGGGACGGACACGCGGCTGAGATCGGGGTCGTCGACGATGATCTGCCCGGCGACGCCGGCGGGCAGATCCACGACGATCGGCGCGATCAGGTTCACCGTGGGGGCGCCGTAGTGGGTGCTGACGATGACGTACACATCGGCCTCCCCGGCCACCGTCAGCGCTGCCCGGTAGCCGGGGAGGCGGACGGCGGTGTCGAGGACGTACAGGCGGACGCCCGGGTCCTCGGTCGAGCGGAGGACGTAGCAGCCAGGCACACCGTCGAGAGGGGTCAGCTCGAAGAACACCAGATGCTCGAGGCCGACCAGGGGAGCGGTGAGGGCGAGGGGGATGCTCATGATGCCTTTCAGCGCAGATAGTCCATCAGGGTTTTCTGGATGCTCTTCGCCGCGACGGCGAGGGCGGTTTGGTAGGAGACCTGCTGGGCGTTCAGGCGCAGCACGACATCGGCGGGATCGGCGTCTTCGATGCGGGAACGGGCCTCTTCCAGCGTGGTCGCGTCTGTGCCCAGTTGCAGCTGGGCGAAGTTGGTTCCGATGGCCGCCTGGGCGCCGGAGATGGTGTTCAGCGCCGAGTCGATGGCGGCGAGTTCGGAGCCGACGTTCCTGTCGGCGGCGATCTTCGTTGCGATCCCGTCGATGAGGGAGAAGACGCTGCCGGAGCCGGTGCCGAAGACGGCTGCGCCGTCGGCGGAGACCGGGATGGTGGCGGATGGGCTGACTCGCCGGGACACCTCGGCGCCGGGGGTGCCGTTGAACGCGTAGCTCTTCACATCGAACGCTGTGTCGGCGTCCGATGTGCCGGCGAAGACGCTCCGGCCGAGGTACTGGGTGTTGGCGAGGGCGAGGAGGTTCTGCTTGAGCTGCTCGATGCTCTTGACGATGCTGTCCTGGTTGGCAGGGGAGCTCGTTCCGGTGTTCGCTGCTTGCACGACAAGGTCGCGGATCTTGGAGATCACGTCGGCGGAACCGGTGAGGGCTGAGTCGACGGTCTTCATCCAGCCGATCCCGTCATCGACGTTGGAGGTGTGCTGGGCGTTCTGGGAGAGCTGCTTGCGCACGGTGAGGAGGTTCGCGACTCCGGCCGGGTCGTCGGAGGGTTTGGCGATCTTCACCCCTCTCGTGCCTTCCTGGTAGAGGTCGTTCATCGAGGCCTTGGCAGCCTGGAGGTTCCGCTGAGTGGTGAGCAGCTGAGCGGTGGAGGTGACGCGCATTGTCATGGTTAGGTGATCCCAACGTGTCCGGTGTGGTTGATGAGCTGGTCGAGGACTTCCTCGAGCGCGGACATCACGCGCGACGCTCCCTGGTAGGCATGCTGATAGGAGAGGAGATTCATGGTCTCTTCGTCCAGGTCGACGCTCTCCAGCGACTGCTGGGCGGCGGTCGCCGAGTCGAGCGCCGCCGAGTCGAGCGACGCCTGGGACGATTCGACGTCCGCCCGGGTGCCGAGCTGGACGACGGCCGCCGACCACGCCGCGTCGGGGGAGCCGGCCGCGTTGCCGATCTGCGAGATCTTGTCGGCGACGGTGCCGTCCAGTTTTCCTGCGCCGGCCGCTCCGGTGGCGACGCCGGACGGGTCGGCCGGGATGACGGTGAGGGACAGGGCAGGGCTGGCGCCGATCGCGAAGAAGTCCAGCCCGGTCGCTCCGGTGGAGGAGACGCCGGTCCGGCTGATCGCGTTCACCCGGGTGGCGAGGCCGGTGGCGAGCTGGTCGAGGTGGGCGGTGGTCTCGGCCAGTGCGCCGCCGGTGCCCGACGCGTTCGCCGCGCCGAGGAGAGAGACCAGACCTGCGATCTCGCCGGTGGACGGTGTGAGCGCCGGACCGGACGGGTCGCTGGCGAGGACGAGTCCGACCGGGCTCGCGCCGGCCGTTTCCAGCTGAGTGCCGCCGGAGACCCGCACTTGCTCGAAGCTGGTGCCCTGGACCACGGCGATCCCGCCGATGGAAACAGAGATCGTGTTGTCACCGGCGATGTCGACACGGCCGCCGGCGCGCTTGGCGAGTCTCTGGGCGGCGACGTTGCGCTGGTCGATGAGTTCGTTCGCGTTGCCACCGGCGGCGATGGCGGTGCGGATCTGGCCGTTCAGATCGGCGATGTGGGCGATGTCGGCGTTCAGCTGAGACACCGTCGTCGTCAGTTGGCTGCTGGTCTGCGACCACTGGCTCTGGAGTGCTTTGTACGCTGTGGCGATGGTGCTGGCGAGAGTCGTCGCCTGTCCGAGCAGCACCCCGACCGGGGCGCTGCTCCCGGGCCGGTTGGCGACCGACTGCCACGCGTTCCAGAACGTTTGCAGGCGTCCGCTGATCGCGTCGCCGGAGGGCTCACCGAGGATCGTCTGAATCTGGTCGAGCGCGCCGGAGCGCATGCTGCTGTACGCGGCTTCCGCTGCGGTGTTCCGGACTTGCGCGTCCAGCAGAGAGGAACCGGACTGGGCGATCGCGGCGACGGCGACGCCCTGCCCGGACCGGGGGCCGTTCGCGTCCGAGCCGACGCGGCCGGGCTGGCCGTTGGAATGGACTGCTGGCTGACGCTCTGGCGGACGTAGCCGACGGTGTTGGCGTTGTCGATGTTCTGGCCGGTGATGTCCATCCCCGCCTGGGCGGCTTGGAGGCCGGAGTAAGCGGCGCGCAGGCCGCCGAGTGCGTTCTCGGTCATAGGGTCTTTCCGGCCGTCATGGTGTCCTTCCGGGTGGGTCAGAGTGCGGCGTCGACGAGACGAGCGGCAGGGATCGCCGACCCAACGGTTCCGTCGGCGGCGTAGGTCGATGATGGCTCGCCCATCAGATTGAGGGTCTCCTGTGTGAAGCGCAGTCCCGCACGGAGGCGGCGGCTGTTCTCGTCCCGGGTGCCACGGATCTCGGCGGTCAGGTCGCTGAGCGCCTTCAGATGGGCGGCGAAGATCTCCCGCCACGCGCCCTCCGGTGCAGCGGCGACGACATCACGCAGGGTCACGTCATCGGACAAGCTGTACTCGCGGGCGACATCGACCATCTCGACAGCGAGGGAGAGCCCGGCGGTCTTGAGCCTGTTCACGACCGTCTCGACGTCGCTGGTCGCCTGCGGAATCCACCGGGTGAAACCGGCGCTGATCAGCAGCCTCTCGATGTGGAACTTGTACAGCAGGGTCTCCAGCAGCTGCCTTTGGCGCCACAGTTCGTTCGACAGTTCGTTGGTTCCCATTTGAGTGCTCCTCTAGGTGTGATGTCCAGGGGGGTTGTTTCGGCGATACGGTCGTGAGGAGTTGAGGGGCGAGGGCCTCCGGTTGTGAAGTGGAGCTGTTCAGTTCAACCGCTTCACGATCCAGGAGGCCTTCGTGTCCCACGTTAACGCTGCTCTCACACCGCGCGCTCGTCTGCGCCTTGCCAGGCTCATCGTCGAGGACCATTGGCTGGTCTCCGTCGCAGCGAAGATGTTTATGGTCTCGCCCGTTACCGCGCGGAAATGGGCGGCGAGGTTCCGCGCCGAAGGCACGGGAGGGATGACCGACCGGTCTAGCCGCCCACGATCGATGCCAACGCGGACGCCGTTGCCCGTGCTCAAGCGGATCGTGCGGGCGAGGTGGCGACGACGCCTGGGGCCGGTGCAGATCGCCGGCGAGCTTGGCCTTCCCGCCTCGACCGTCCACGCCGTCCTGGTGTGCTGCCGCATCAACCGGCTCTGCACCATTGATCGGGTCACGGGCGAGCCGATCCGTCGCTACGAGCACGACCACCCTGGATCGCTGATCCATGTCGACGTGACGAAGTTCGGCAACATCCCCAACGGCGGCGGCTGACGATTCGTCGGCCGCGTCCAGGGCGAACGCAACCGGGAAGCGACCGCCACCCGCACGAAGAGCAGGAACCACCGCTACGAGCCACGGTTGGGCACCGTGTTCGTCTACACGATCATCGACGACCACTCCCGCGTCGCCTACGCCGAGATCTGCTCCGACGAGAAGGCGGACACCGCGATCGGTGTCCTGCGGCGTGCTGTCGCCTGGTTCGCCGACCGGGATGTCAGCGTCGAACTCGTCCTCTCGGACAACGGCTCCACCTACAAGTCCTACGCCTGGCGAGACGCCTGCACAGAGCTCGGGATCAGGGCGAAGAAGACCCGACCATACCGACCACAGACCAACGGGAAGATCGAACGCTTCCACCGCACACTCGCCGACGGCTGGGCCTACGCCCGGTTCTATGGTTCAGAGGCCGAACGACGAGAAGCACTCCCCGGCTGGCCCCACTTCTACAATCATCACCAGCACCACTCCGCCATCAGAGCCCCACCCATTAGCAGAATCGACAACAACCTCCCTGGACATCACACCTAGCGCGTCGTGTTGGTCAGCCACGGCGGCGTCATCGGATGTGGTGAACAACCGTGTGCTTCATATCGGCAGCCGGGGCGGGGAAGTAAGGGCGACCCCCGCTGTCGTGGTGCAGCCTCTTCCGGCGCGCTAGGTCCGCGAGACCCTTCCGGTCGCGGCACAGACAGCCGAACGGGGGAGATCGTGCATAGCTGTGGCAGGTCACGAGTAACCACGGAAGGGTGCTGACCGCGCAGGGCCAAGACGGCCCGCCCCACCGCATCGCCCTGGGCCACACCGCGGAGAAGGACTCCGTGAACACGAAGGAACGTGATAGGCTTGTCACCGACCATCTCCCGCTGGTGGGGTACATCGTCTCCGATCTGTGTATGAAGGCCGCCCACCTCGACCGGGACGAGCTCGCGTCCGCCGGGAACCTCGCCCTTCCCCGGGCGTTCGACCCGGACAAGGGCGTCACCTTCGCCTCGTACGCCCGCACCCGCATCTCCGGCGCGATCTCCGACGAGCTCCGCTCGAAGGACTGGGTCTCCCGCGGCATGCGCAAGCGCATCAAGGCGGCGCAGTCCGCCCGCGACGACCTCGCGAAGACGCTCGGGCGCACACCGACGGAGGACGAGGTCGCTTCGCTCCTCGGCATCGGCAAGAAGGCCCTCGCTGAGGCAATGCATCATCAGGCGACCGGGCCGGTCAGCTTCGACGACCTCGCCCCGGATGAGGCCGCGGAGATCACCGAACGGGATGTTTTCCTGCGGACCGCCGTCGAGGCGCTTCCAGATCGGCTGCGTTTGGTCGTCACTCGCATCTTCTGCGAGGAGAGGCAGGTCAAAGATGTCGCTGCCGAACTCGGCATCACCCACGCCGCCGTCTCCATGACCAAAAGCGAAGCCGTCCGGATGCTCCACGAAGGCTGGGTCCGCCATTTCGACGCCGCCGCGGGGCAAGCGCCCTCAGCGAAGATGACCCCCAAACGCACCATGTACCTGAACCGGCTCGCCGATATGTCCAAAACCGCCGGCCCAGTCCTCGAAAGCAGCGTCTGAGGCCGTCCGGCTTCGCAAGCGCTGGGCAGCCGCAGCGGGGGCCGCCAGCGGCGCAGCCGCTTCCTCCATCGCGGTTTTGCGGCGAAGCCGGAGAATCTTCGGGCATCCGCTTACATCGCCGATTCGGCGGCCGATAGTGCGTCATCGCTGGCCCACGGATGGGTCAGCGAGGCACAGCGAATAACCACACGCTCGGCACCGCCACACACCATGGAGGAACCCATAATGGCAATGACCATCAAAACCAACGTCTCTGCCCTGCAGACGATCAATGCGATCAACAAGAACAATGCGGCTCTGGCCAGCTCTATGCAGAAGCTGTCCATCGCTTCCGCAATCAACACGACGGCGGACGACGCTGCCGGCAGCGCGGTCGTGATCGGCCTGCAGTCGCAGATCGGCGGACTCACTCAGGCCGGCAAGAACACCGCCAGCGGCATCGCACTGGTCCAGATTGCCTCCGGCGCGCTGAAGTCGGTCTCCGACATCTTGCAGCGTGTCCGCGACCTGACCGTCCAGGCCGGAACTGACACCAACGATACGAACTCGCGCTTGGACATCAGGACCGAGGTCAACGCTCTCGCCGACCAGCTGACCCAGATCTCGGCGTCGACGAACTACAACGGTGTCAAGCTGCTCGACAGCACCGCCAACCTGACCCTCCAGGTCGGCTCGGGCTCCGTCGCCGTGAACGACCAGATCGGCATCGACCTGACCGGCGTCAAGATCGCCGCCATCGTCACGGCGGTCAAAGCCATCGACCTGACGACCGCGTCGGGTTCCCTCGCGGGTATCGGCACGCTCGACGCCAATATCCAGTCGATCTCCACGACGTCGGCCAGCCTGGGTGCGACCCAGAACCGCCTGAACTACGTGGCCTCGACCCTGGCGACCAACATCGAGAACCTCCAGGAGGCCAAATCGACCATCGCGGACACCGATACGGCCTCCGAGATGGCCAACTTCACCAAGCTGAACGTGCTGACCCAGGCCGGCACCGCCATGCTCTCGCAGGCGAACCAGCAGAACCAGCAGGTCCTCAAGCTGCTGCAGGGCTAGCCGCCGGCCACGGATCGGTGGCGGGGAGTTCCACCGCCGCCACCGGTTCCGCTTCTCCCCCTCGCCGCAACGATTTGCCCGTAGACGATCTCCCCCTCGACGCAACGGAGGACACAGGTGAGCCCCATCAGCGCAATCGGCACCGCGAACAGCATGCCCAGCCTCACGGTCGGCGACGACGGCAAGGTGCATGTCGGCGGTCTGGTCGGCAATCTCGACACCGACTCCATCGTCAACGCCCTCATGCGCGCGGCCGCCGTGCCGCAGGCGAAGCTCCAGGCCGGGCTCGCCGCTGAGACCACCGTCATCTAGGCCTACAAAAACCTCAACGATTTCCTCTCCACGCTCGCCACCACCGCGAAGGCCGACGGCGCCAACGGCCTGAAACTGCTCACCGTCAGCAGCACGGACAAATCCGTCACCGCAACCGCCGGAACCACGGCCGCTGCCACCGCCTTCACCCTCAGCGTCGAGAAGATCGCCCAGTCCCAAGTGTCCGTCACCCGCCCGATGACGGTCTGGCCCACTGCGAACACCGCCGTCACCATCGTCGACGCCACCGGCGCTGCGACCGCCATCGCCGCGAAGTCCACCGACCTCCACGACATCGCTGCCGCCATCAACGCCTCCGGCAAGGGCGTGGCCGCCACCGTGGTCGCCGCCGGCAAAGACGGAGACGGCAATGCGCTCTCCCGCCTCCAGCTCAGCTCGAAGACCGCCGGCGCCGGCGGCGCGTTCCGGCTCTACGCCGGCACGGTCGCCGATGTTCGCGCCGGCACCGCGGCCACAGCGATCGCGAGCACTCTCTCCAGCGCCCAGGACGCTCAGATCACCCTCTACCCGGGCACGTCGTCAGCGCAGGTCGTCACCAGCTCGGGCAATACCTTCGAGGGCCTCCTCCAGGGCATCGACGTCACGGTCTCCGCACCGACGGCCAGCGCTGTCACCCTCACCAGTTCCACCGACGCCAAGAGCGTCGGCTCCAACGCCGCCGCCCTCGTCGCCGCCGTCACGCAGATCGTCCAGTTCATCGACACGAACTCGAAGGACCAGACGAAGACGAACGCCGACGGCAGCACTACGACGACACCGGCGTCGTTCGCCGGTGACAGCACCATCTCGGCGTTCCGCTTCCAGATCATCAAGGCGGTCTCCGCCCCGCTCGGAGCCGGAGCCACGGTCTCCCCGGCGCGGTACGGGTTCACCCTGAACCCCGACGGCACCATCGACGTCGACGCCCCGGCATTCGCCGCGGCGATCGCGGCCGATCTCACCGGGACGGTCGCCGCGGTTCAGCAGATCTCCACCCGTATCGCCTAGATCGCCACGAAAGCCTCTGACGCGCAGCTCGGTTCCCTCACAACGTCGATCGCTGCGAAGAAGAAGGTCGTGGACGCGGATCGGAACGGAATCGACGCGTGGACGGTCCGGCTCGTCCAGCAGCGCATCCGCCTCGAAGCCCAGTATGCCGCCCTCGTCAGAACCCTCGGACAGTTGCAGAACGTGCAGGCCTACCTCTCCCAGCAGTTCGACGCCATGTTCACCTCGAAGTAGCACCAGGAGGCGCCTCGCCATGCCCGCCAATCCCCTCGCCACGTACCGCGACAATGCCATCCTCTCCGCTTCCCCGGCCCAGCTGCTGACGATGTTCTACGACCGGCTCCTCCTCGACCTCACCTTCGGCCGCGAGGCTCTGCTCACGGATGACTCCGCCGAAGCCATGAACCGCATTGCCCACGCGGGCGAGATCATCGCGACGCTTGCCGGCTCGCTCCGCACGGATGTCTGGGATGGCGCAGACGGGCTGCTGAGCCTCTACATCTACGTCGCCACCGCCCTCGTCCGGGCGAACCTCACCCGCAACCCCGGACTCCTCGACGAGTGCATCGCTCTGATGCAGCCGCTCCGCGAGGCGTTCCAGGAGGCGTCCGCGTCTCTGGCGACACGGCCTTCGTGGCAGACGACGGCGGAGGCCGGCGAGGAGTCGCAGGTGATCGCCGTTGCCTGAGCCGACCTGGTCGCAAGCGCTCGACCAGATGGAGTCCCTGGCCCGCTCCCGGGACGCCCGTCTGGGGGAGTGGCAGCCGCCGGCCGGTCTCGGCCCGATCCCCGGGACGCTGCACGATCGCGCCCGCCTGGTCCTCGCCAGGATCTCCGCGTCCATCACGGCTGTGCAGGAAGAGCTCGCACAGCTGGACAGCCGGAAGAAGATGGTCAGCATCGTCCCGGCCCTTTTCGCCGCCGATGAGCCGCAGTACCTGGACGAGGCGCTCTGACCCTCACCTGCGGACCTCGCGCCGCGCGGTGTCGTGGTGCGAGAGCAGCACCGATCCCGCGCCGTTCGTGTTTACACCTGGCCGGGTTCGGCCGATTAGCTAGTCGAGCACGGAAAGCTCGTCTCCCCGGCCACGGATCGGCCCCGGCCCACTCCCCGATGAGGTGATTCGTCGTGCTTCACTCCGTGACCCTGAACGCTATGACATCCGCGCTGGACGGCTACGACGCACAGCAGCGCGCCATCGCCAGAAACATCGCGAACGTGGACCCCCCGGCTACACGGCCCAGGAGGTTCAGTTCGCGGACACGCTGGCCGCCTCCGTCGCCGCGGGCAGCGGTCTCCTCGGCTCGAGCGCGCTGACGCCGGCCGAGAGCCTCGAGCCGACGCGACTGAACGGCAACAATGTCGACCTCGCCTCCGAGACGACCCAGCAGATCAGCGCGAACCTGAAGTTCCAGTTCGCGTCGCAGGCTGCGCAACAGCAGTTCTCCTCGATGCGCGCAGCGATGGAGGTGTGACGGTGCAACTCGATGCGATCGGTATCGCCGGCACCGGTATGAACCTGAACCAGAAGTGGTTGGACGCCATCGGCGACAACCTCGCGAACATCGACGACACCACGAACCGCGCCAATCCGGCTTTCCAGGAGCGGTTCGTGCTGGCGCAGGCGGACTCCGACTCCGGCGGTGTCGCCGTCGCCGGGACTCCCTTCGGGTCCGCTGCCGGCCGCCTGGTGTACTCGCTCCGCGACCCGAACGCCGACGCGCAGGGGTACGTCCGTGGCACCGGCATCGACCTGTCGGTGCAGATGACCAACCTGATCATGGCCCAGCGCGCCTACCAGGCCAATGCGAACACGGTCTCCTCCGCCCGCTATATGTACCAGTCAGCCCTCCAGATCGGACAGAAGTAGTGCCCATCTCCGCCCTCGCCCCCCTCACCGCCACCGGGTCGGCTGGGCCGATCGGTCCGGCCGTTCCCGTCGCCGGTCGCTCCCCCGCCGGCGACGGCGGCTTCGCGGCGTCCCTCGCCAGCGCTGTGAACGGGGTGCAGCAGTCCCAGACGGTCTCCGACCGGCTGAACATCCAGGCGGTCACCGGCAGCCTCGACGACATCCAGGATGCGACCGTCGCCGCCGCACGCGTGTCCACGGAGATACAGCTGTTCGCCACCGTCAAGAACCAGGCCGTCGACGCGTTCAACACCATCATGCGAATGGAGGCCTGATGCCCCCTCGGCTCACCACGGCCTGGAAGAAGATCAGCAGCGCCGCTGCCGGGTTCTCGTTCGCGCAGAAGACCGTCTCGATCCTCGCGGTTCTGGTCCTGGCCCTCGGGGTCACCGGGCTGTCCCTCTGGATGTCCCAGCCGCAGCGCGTACCGCTGTACACCGGGCTCTCGGCGGCCGACGCGGAGGCGATCACTCAGCAGCTGAAGACCGACAACGTCAGCTATCAGCTCACCGACGGCGGCAGCAGCATCCTCGTGCCGCAGGAGAGCGTCTACACCGAGCGCCTGAAGTCCGCCGCGGCCGGGTTGCCGACGGCGGCGAACAAGGGCTACTCGCTGCTGGACAACATGAGCATCACCACCAGCGAGTTCCAGCAGAGCGTCACCTACCAGCGTGCGATGGAGGGCGAGCTCGCCAACACCATCGAAGCGATGGACGGCGTGAAGTCCTCCTCGGTCAAACTGGCGATCCCCGAAAAGACGGTCTTCACCGACCAGGCAGCGGACCCGACCGCGAGCGTGTTCATCGCCACCGCGTCCGGACACACGCTCACCCGTGGCCAGGTGCAGGCGATCGTCCATCTGACCAGCGCAGCGATCGTCGGAATGAAGCCGGCCGATGTGTCCGTCATCGACTCCAGCGGAGCTGTCCTCTCCGCCATCGGCGGCTCCGCATCGGTTTCCGATGGCACCGCGGACACCCTTCAGGCGAGCGTCCAGTCAGCCGTGCAGGGGATGCTCGACAAGGTGCTCGGCTCCGGCAACTCCACTGTCACAGCCAACGCCAGCCTCTCGCAGGCGACCGGCACCAAGACCACCCAGACGTACACCGTCCCGACTGGCGCTCCGGTGACCAGCTCAAGCGAGGAGAAGGAGACGTACACCGGAAGCGGTCCAGCCGCCGCCGGCGTCCTCGGGCAGCCGAGCCTCGACGTCGCCACGAACGGCACCCGCAACACCACCCGCGCTGTCGGCGGCAACGGCTCCTACCAATCGGCTAAGCTCGTCAAGGACAACGCTCTCAACAGCGTCACCGAGACCCAGAGCATCCCCGCCGGACTTCTCCAGCGGCTCACCGTCTCGGTCGTCGTGAACAAGACTGTGGCGGAGGCCGCCGGGCTCGCCACCGCCCAGCTGAGTCAGATGGTCTCCGCGGCCGCCGGTGTCGAAACGACTCGCGGCGACACCGTTTCGGTCGAGTTCGTCGGGTTCTCCAAGGCCGCGCAGCAGGCGCTCAAGCAGGCGCAGCAAGATCAGCAGGGGCAGCAGCTCGCCGAGTGGACCCGCGAGGGCCTGGTCGCCGTCGCCCTCCCGCCGCGCTGATCGTCTGGATCGCCTACCGTCGCCGCCGCACGGCGAAGCCACAGGAGGGGGGGCGAGGCGGACGCCGCCGGATTCCCGTTCGATTTCGGCGACCGGCCTGCCGTCGCCAAACTTGCCGCCCCGAATGTCGACGCTAACCTCCGCAAGCAGGAGCTCGACGCGCTCGCCCTCAGCGACCCCGCGCGCGCCGCAGAGTTCCTCCCGGCTTCATGGATGACAGGAGCGCTCCGTGACCGACCAGAGACATCCCGAGAACGAGCAGCGAGTCGAACTCACCGGCATCGAGCGAGCCGCCCTGGTCCTGATCAACATGGACCAGTCCGCCGCCTCCGCAATCCTCCAGCATATGCCGGAGGGCCAGGCGGAGGAGATCACCGCGGCGATCGTCAAGCTGAAGAACGTCGACAGCAGCGACGTCGACCGGGTGCTCCACGACTTCCACGAGCTGTCGGTCCGCAGCTCGTCCCGGACCCGCGGTGGCCGCGACATCGCCGCTGAGCTGCTCGAGGCGACCTTCGGCTCCGAGCGGGCCGCGTCGGTGATGTCGCGCGTGACGTCCTCGCTCGCAGGCCGGGCGTTCGATTTCCTCTACAACGCCGACCCGCACCAGGTCGCGATGCTCCTGGACGGGGGACTCCCGCACACCTCCGCGGTCGTCCTCGCCCACCTGCGCCCCGACCAGGCTTCCAAGGTCCTCACTGCGCTCAACGACTCCATTCGCACCGAGGTGGCCCACTGTGTGGCGACGATGACAACCGCCAGCCCCGAAGCCGTCCGCGGCATTGCGGAGACGTTGCGTGTGCGTTCCGGCCTGGTCATCTCGACGAAGGATCAGAACGAGGCGTCCGGTGGAGTCCAGCCGCTCGTGGAGATGATCAACCGGGCCGCCGTCGCCATCGAGAAG
Above is a genomic segment from Leifsonia xyli subsp. xyli str. CTCB07 containing:
- the fliW gene encoding flagellar assembly protein FliW, which produces MSIPLALTAPLVGLEHLVFFELTPLDGVPGCYVLRSTEDPGVRLYVLDTAVRLPGYRAALTVAGEADVYVIVSTHYGAPTVNLIAPIVVDLPAGVAGQIIVDDPDLSRVSVPLAA
- the flgL gene encoding flagellar hook-associated protein FlgL; protein product: MTMRVTSTAQLLTTQRNLQAAKASMNDLYQEGTRGVKIAKPSDDPAGVANLLTVRKQLSQNAQHTSNVDDGIGWMKTVDSALTGSADVISKIRDLVVQAANTGTSSPANQDSIVKSIEQLKQNLLALANTQYLGRSVFAGTSDADTAFDVKSYAFNGTPGAEVSRRVSPSATIPVSADGAAVFGTGSGSVFSLIDGIATKIAADRNVGSELAAIDSALNTISGAQAAIGTNFAQLQLGTDATTLEEARSRIEDADPADVVLRLNAQQVSYQTALAVAAKSIQKTLMDYLR
- a CDS encoding flagellar protein FlgN, which codes for MGTNELSNELWRQRQLLETLLYKFHIERLLISAGFTRWIPQATSDVETVVNRLKTAGLSLAVEMVDVAREYSLSDDVTLRDVVAAAPEGAWREIFAAHLKALSDLTAEIRGTRDENSRRLRAGLRFTQETLNLMGEPSSTYAADGTVGSAIPAARLVDAAL
- a CDS encoding sigma-70 family RNA polymerase sigma factor — its product is MLTAQGQDGPPHRIALGHTAEKDSVNTKERDRLVTDHLPLVGYIVSDLCMKAAHLDRDELASAGNLALPRAFDPDKGVTFASYARTRISGAISDELRSKDWVSRGMRKRIKAAQSARDDLAKTLGRTPTEDEVASLLGIGKKALAEAMHHQATGPVSFDDLAPDEAAEITERDVFLRTAVEALPDRLRLVVTRIFCEERQVKDVAAELGITHAAVSMTKSEAVRMLHEGWVRHFDAAAGQAPSAKMTPKRTMYLNRLADMSKTAGPVLESSV
- a CDS encoding flagellin, translated to MAMTIKTNVSALQTINAINKNNAALASSMQKLSIASAINTTADDAAGSAVVIGLQSQIGGLTQAGKNTASGIALVQIASGALKSVSDILQRVRDLTVQAGTDTNDTNSRLDIRTEVNALADQLTQISASTNYNGVKLLDSTANLTLQVGSGSVAVNDQIGIDLTGVKIAAIVTAVKAIDLTTASGSLAGIGTLDANIQSISTTSASLGATQNRLNYVASTLATNIENLQEAKSTIADTDTASEMANFTKLNVLTQAGTAMLSQANQQNQQVLKLLQG
- the fliD gene encoding flagellar filament capping protein FliD, translated to MTVWPTANTAVTIVDATGAATAIAAKSTDLHDIAAAINASGKGVAATVVAAGKDGDGNALSRLQLSSKTAGAGGAFRLYAGTVADVRAGTAATAIASTLSSAQDAQITLYPGTSSAQVVTSSGNTFEGLLQGIDVTVSAPTASAVTLTSSTDAKSVGSNAAALVAAVTQIVQFIDTNSKDQTKTNADGSTTTTPASFAGDSTISAFRFQIIKAVSAPLGAGATVSPARYGFTLNPDGTIDVDAPAFAAAIAADLTGTVAAVQQISTRIA
- the fliS gene encoding flagellar export chaperone FliS, with amino-acid sequence MPANPLATYRDNAILSASPAQLLTMFYDRLLLDLTFGREALLTDDSAEAMNRIAHAGEIIATLAGSLRTDVWDGADGLLSLYIYVATALVRANLTRNPGLLDECIALMQPLREAFQEASASLATRPSWQTTAEAGEESQVIAVA
- a CDS encoding flagellar basal body rod protein FlgC; the protein is MTVQLDAIGIAGTGMNLNQKWLDAIGDNLANIDDTTNRANPAFQERFVLAQADSDSGGVAVAGTPFGSAAGRLVYSLRDPNADAQGYVRGTGIDLSVQMTNLIMAQRAYQANANTVSSARYMYQSALQIGQK
- a CDS encoding flagellar hook-basal body complex protein FliE, coding for MPISALAPLTATGSAGPIGPAVPVAGRSPAGDGGFAASLASAVNGVQQSQTVSDRLNIQAVTGSLDDIQDATVAAARVSTEIQLFATVKNQAVDAFNTIMRMEA
- the fliF gene encoding flagellar basal-body MS-ring/collar protein FliF, giving the protein MPPRLTTAWKKISSAAAGFSFAQKTVSILAVLVLALGVTGLSLWMSQPQRVPLYTGLSAADAEAITQQLKTDNVSYQLTDGGSSILVPQESVYTERLKSAAAGLPTAANKGYSLLDNMSITTSEFQQSVTYQRAMEGELANTIEAMDGVKSSSVKLAIPEKTVFTDQAADPTASVFIATASGHTLTRGQVQAIVHLTSAAIVGMKPADVSVIDSSGAVLSAIGGSASVSDGTADTLQASVQSAVQGMLDKVLGSGNSTVTANASLSQATGTKTTQTYTVPTGAPVTSSSEEKETYTGSGPAAAGVLGQPSLDVATNGTRNTTRAVGGNGSYQSAKLVKDNALNSVTETQSIPAGLLQRLTVSVVVNKTVAEAAGLATAQLSQMVSAAAGVETTRGDTVSVEFVGFSKAAQQALKQAQQDQQGQQLAEWTREGLVAVALPPR
- the fliG gene encoding flagellar motor switch protein FliG, translated to MTDQRHPENEQRVELTGIERAALVLINMDQSAASAILQHMPEGQAEEITAAIVKLKNVDSSDVDRVLHDFHELSVRSSSRTRGGRDIAAELLEATFGSERAASVMSRVTSSLAGRAFDFLYNADPHQVAMLLDGGLPHTSAVVLAHLRPDQASKVLTALNDSIRTEVAHCVATMTTASPEAVRGIAETLRVRSGLVISTKDQNEASGGVQPLVEMINRAAVAIEKTVLEELESRDPGLAAEIRSRMLTFNDIVKLEDRDVQHVLRGIDLPVLALAMEGSPQPVQEAIKNNLSERNRETLEDELEILGSVRVSKVEEARSEIVRAIRTLEAEGLITVQRSEDEQYVE